The proteins below come from a single Thermomicrobiales bacterium genomic window:
- a CDS encoding CpXC domain-containing protein, with translation MTEQTTADPNVREERLRTAYTETELLCPKCRAKWSPPVANFINFGTDPKGLEGILRRSIHHAYCPACKYHVEIDHIFSVYMPDENLVLQIRPAWEFKAGGGEEIYWKRLETLVEKWADVDVRVDVAFGFDEAIEKFLGGQAAADAAMERASQEREQGLASGDLVPGTQGNTATA, from the coding sequence ATGACAGAACAAACCACAGCCGATCCCAATGTTCGTGAAGAGCGGTTGAGAACCGCCTATACCGAGACCGAGTTGCTGTGTCCGAAGTGCCGCGCAAAGTGGTCGCCGCCAGTTGCAAACTTCATCAACTTCGGGACCGACCCGAAAGGTCTCGAAGGCATCCTGCGCCGGTCGATTCACCATGCCTACTGCCCGGCCTGCAAGTATCACGTCGAGATCGACCACATCTTCTCGGTCTACATGCCGGATGAAAACCTCGTCCTCCAGATCCGCCCCGCCTGGGAGTTCAAGGCCGGTGGTGGTGAAGAGATCTACTGGAAGCGGCTCGAAACCCTCGTCGAGAAGTGGGCCGATGTCGATGTCCGTGTCGATGTCGCGTTTGGCTTCGATGAGGCGATCGAGAAGTTCCTTGGTGGACAGGCAGCCGCTGACGCCGCGATGGAACGCGCGAGCCAGGAACGTGAGCAGGGCCTCGCCTCCGGCGACCTTGTCCCCGGCACCCAGGGCAACACCGCAACCGCCTAG
- the queF gene encoding preQ(1) synthase produces the protein MPSTLLGANPTTATNEIQVFPNPNPDRDYTIEIHTPEFTCLCPVTGQPDFAEITLRYVPDQLCVELKSLKLYYWSFRNEGAFHEAVTNQILDEIVGKIAPREATVIGKFNVRGGLYTTVTATYSAPDRA, from the coding sequence ATGCCCTCAACGCTCCTTGGCGCTAACCCGACAACGGCGACGAACGAGATTCAGGTCTTTCCGAACCCGAATCCGGATCGCGACTACACCATCGAGATCCATACGCCGGAGTTCACCTGCCTCTGCCCGGTGACGGGGCAACCGGACTTCGCCGAAATCACCCTGCGCTACGTGCCCGATCAGCTCTGCGTCGAGCTGAAGTCGCTCAAGCTGTACTACTGGTCGTTCCGCAACGAAGGCGCATTCCACGAGGCCGTCACGAATCAGATCCTCGACGAGATCGTCGGCAAGATTGCGCCACGGGAGGCGACGGTCATCGGCAAGTTCAACGTCCGCGGCGGTCTGTACACCACCGTCACTGCGACCTACTCGGCACCAGACCGCGCGTAA